A window of the Roseburia sp. 831b genome harbors these coding sequences:
- a CDS encoding IS110 family transposase — MSFKILKNNCCGLDVHKTWIYACIGITDSLKRTEYKEARFSSFTKGLQELCDWLSKYNCTDVCMESTGKYWIPVFNVLEKNNIWVTLSHPKYTKPQKGNKTDRKDAKWICDLYMCGMVKPSFIPPADIRELRDLVRYRFKLTCMITGEKNRAHNCLTVSNLKLDDVFSDIFGKSSRSITEQILQHPGETFDVSPFVDSRCKTPTEEIQAAVDGAISKQQAVKLRQCLNHIDELEMHKVEIEREIFRLSDKYESILNLIRTVPGFDKTPMTAIQVLSEIGGDMSVFPTAKNLISWAGCCPRNDQSNHKIKSTRISRAGSYFKPVLVQVANALIKSKKHPEFTNRYRRIKARRGHKKAIIAICRMILTAIWHILTDLKPYTPEGFLESRPVNKSKVLTTSQALNLMKQRGYIIKDDVVPVT, encoded by the coding sequence TTGTCGTTTAAAATTCTCAAAAATAACTGTTGTGGTCTTGACGTCCACAAAACCTGGATCTATGCCTGTATCGGCATAACTGATTCCCTGAAACGTACCGAGTATAAAGAAGCCCGCTTTTCTTCCTTTACCAAAGGTCTGCAGGAGCTGTGTGACTGGCTTTCCAAATACAACTGTACGGATGTCTGCATGGAATCTACCGGTAAGTACTGGATCCCTGTTTTTAATGTTCTGGAGAAGAATAACATCTGGGTTACTCTTTCCCACCCCAAATATACCAAACCGCAAAAAGGCAACAAGACTGACCGCAAGGATGCTAAATGGATTTGTGACCTATATATGTGTGGAATGGTAAAACCTTCCTTTATTCCACCGGCTGACATCCGTGAATTAAGAGATTTAGTAAGATACCGTTTCAAACTCACTTGTATGATCACCGGTGAGAAGAATCGTGCTCATAACTGTCTTACTGTTTCTAACTTAAAACTGGATGATGTCTTTTCTGATATATTTGGTAAATCCTCCCGTTCCATTACGGAACAGATTTTACAACACCCTGGGGAAACATTTGATGTGTCACCTTTTGTGGATAGCAGATGTAAGACTCCTACCGAAGAAATACAAGCTGCTGTTGATGGTGCCATATCCAAACAACAAGCTGTAAAGCTCAGACAATGTTTAAATCACATTGATGAATTAGAAATGCACAAAGTAGAAATAGAACGGGAAATCTTTCGTCTCAGTGATAAGTATGAAAGCATTCTCAATCTTATACGAACCGTACCTGGATTCGATAAGACCCCAATGACTGCTATTCAGGTGCTTTCTGAAATCGGAGGTGATATGTCTGTCTTCCCCACAGCTAAAAACCTCATATCATGGGCTGGATGTTGTCCCCGTAATGATCAAAGCAATCATAAAATCAAATCCACTAGGATTTCCCGTGCTGGTTCTTATTTTAAACCAGTTTTGGTGCAAGTTGCAAATGCTTTAATCAAATCCAAGAAACACCCAGAATTTACAAACCGTTATCGACGTATAAAAGCACGTCGTGGTCACAAGAAAGCTATCATTGCCATCTGTCGTATGATCCTGACCGCTATCTGGCACATACTCACAGATCTAAAACCATATACGCCTGAAGGTTTTCTTGAATCGCGACCTGTGAATAAATCCAAAGTATTGACTACTTCACAGGCACTTAATTTAATGAAGCAGCGAGGCTACATTATCAAAGATGATGTTGTTCCTGTTACCTGA
- a CDS encoding methionine ABC transporter permease, translated as MWSSEVVTMLIQGIGETLYMSLVSTLVGYVLGLPMGIVLAVTDKEGIRPNAVVYKILDFIANIVRSIPFLILLMLLIPFTRFVVGKSYGSTATIVPLVIAAAPFIARMVESSIKEVDAGVIEAARSMGAGNFAIITKVLLVEARTSLITGVTIAFATIFGYSSMAGVVGGGGLGDIAIRYGYYRYEADIMIVCVVLLVALVQIFQTIGMKVATKFDRRK; from the coding sequence ATGTGGAGTAGCGAAGTTGTAACAATGCTGATACAAGGAATCGGGGAGACACTCTATATGTCCTTGGTCTCTACCTTAGTGGGTTATGTGTTAGGACTTCCAATGGGAATTGTCTTAGCGGTAACGGATAAAGAAGGAATCCGGCCAAACGCGGTTGTATACAAGATTTTGGACTTTATCGCAAATATTGTCAGAAGTATTCCGTTTTTGATTTTACTGATGCTTTTGATTCCATTTACCAGATTTGTGGTTGGAAAAAGTTATGGTTCCACAGCAACCATCGTGCCATTGGTAATTGCGGCAGCACCGTTTATTGCAAGAATGGTAGAATCCTCCATCAAAGAGGTGGATGCAGGTGTCATTGAGGCAGCAAGATCCATGGGAGCCGGAAATTTTGCAATCATTACCAAGGTTCTTTTAGTAGAAGCAAGAACCTCTCTGATTACAGGCGTTACGATTGCATTTGCAACGATTTTTGGATATTCCTCCATGGCAGGAGTTGTCGGCGGTGGCGGACTCGGCGATATTGCAATCCGATACGGATATTATCGTTATGAAGCAGATATCATGATTGTCTGCGTAGTATTACTGGTTGCGCTGGTTCAGATTTTCCAGACAATCGGAATGAAGGTCGCAACAAAGTTTGACCGAAGAAAATAG
- a CDS encoding methionine ABC transporter ATP-binding protein: MAEIEVKHLSKVFNQKELKVEALKDINLSIEKGDIYGIIGMSGAGKSTLVRCFNYLERPTEGEVLIEGVDLGSLSEKELRKQRSEIAMIFQHFNLLMQKNVIDNICFPLQLQGVKKKEARKRAYELLETVGLTEKAKAYPAQLSGGQKQRVAIARALSSNPKILLCDEATSALDPQTTSSILELLKEINQKFGITIVIITHQMAVVREICSHVAIVEKGCLVEQGTVEDIFNHPKSKAARELIIKDISGQQTASWNGEERQQELLKGDKKLRIVFSENSAFEPVVANMVLKFGIPVNILKADTKNVNGVAKGEMILGLSADQALLQDMEQYLLDKGLEIEEVTDDVE, encoded by the coding sequence ATGGCAGAAATCGAAGTAAAACATCTTTCGAAGGTTTTTAACCAGAAAGAGTTGAAAGTAGAGGCACTGAAAGATATCAACCTTTCGATTGAAAAAGGTGATATCTACGGAATCATTGGAATGTCCGGTGCTGGAAAAAGTACCCTGGTTCGATGCTTTAACTATTTGGAGCGTCCGACCGAGGGAGAAGTTTTGATTGAAGGAGTAGACCTTGGCTCTTTGAGTGAAAAGGAACTTCGCAAACAAAGAAGCGAGATTGCAATGATTTTTCAGCATTTCAATCTGCTGATGCAAAAAAATGTAATTGACAACATCTGTTTTCCACTTCAGTTACAGGGAGTTAAGAAAAAGGAAGCAAGAAAAAGAGCATACGAACTGTTAGAGACAGTAGGTTTAACCGAAAAAGCAAAGGCATATCCGGCACAGCTTTCCGGTGGACAGAAACAAAGGGTTGCCATTGCGAGAGCGTTGTCCTCGAATCCAAAGATTCTTCTTTGTGATGAGGCAACCAGCGCACTTGATCCGCAGACCACATCCTCTATTCTGGAATTGTTAAAGGAAATCAACCAGAAGTTTGGAATTACCATTGTCATCATCACACACCAGATGGCTGTGGTTCGGGAGATTTGCAGCCATGTTGCAATCGTGGAAAAAGGATGCTTGGTGGAGCAGGGAACGGTGGAAGACATTTTCAATCATCCAAAATCAAAGGCGGCAAGAGAGCTGATTATCAAGGATATTTCAGGACAGCAGACGGCTTCCTGGAATGGAGAGGAAAGACAGCAGGAACTTTTAAAAGGAGATAAAAAGCTTCGAATCGTATTCTCAGAGAATTCCGCATTTGAGCCGGTAGTTGCGAACATGGTTTTAAAATTTGGAATACCGGTTAACATTTTAAAAGCAGATACCAAAAATGTGAATGGTGTTGCAAAAGGCGAAATGATTCTTGGACTGTCCGCAGATCAGGCACTGTTACAGGACATGGAGCAATATCTGTTAGATAAAGGATTAGAGATTGAGGAGGTGACCGACGATGTGGAGTAG
- a CDS encoding LysR family transcriptional regulator — protein sequence MTLQQLKYALTIADSGSMNEAAKQLFISQPSLSEAMKELEAEIGFQIFLRSNRGIVITPEGEEFLGYARQVKEQFGLLESRYIEKQTKEKFSVSMQHYTFAVKAFVETVKKVGMEQYEFAVHETMTHDVIDNVKNFKSELGVLYLNDFNEKVMTKIIKENSLEFIELFQCDTYVYLWSGHPLAKKKVITMEELDEYPCLSFDQGKNNSLYLAEEMKSTYEYKRLIKANDRATLLNLMIGLNAYTLCSGIVCEELNGSDYLAIPLKESEKMRIGYIKRKGAKVSHLGELYIEELKKYKEKVM from the coding sequence ATGACACTTCAACAGTTAAAATACGCATTGACGATAGCGGACAGCGGTTCCATGAACGAGGCAGCAAAGCAGTTGTTTATCTCGCAGCCAAGTTTATCGGAGGCGATGAAAGAATTAGAGGCAGAGATTGGTTTTCAGATTTTCCTGCGTTCTAACCGGGGAATTGTGATTACACCGGAAGGGGAAGAATTTCTAGGTTATGCAAGGCAGGTAAAGGAGCAGTTTGGTTTGCTGGAATCGCGCTACATCGAAAAACAGACCAAAGAAAAGTTCAGTGTTTCGATGCAGCATTACACGTTTGCAGTCAAAGCCTTCGTCGAGACTGTAAAAAAAGTCGGTATGGAGCAGTACGAATTTGCGGTGCACGAGACGATGACCCATGATGTCATTGACAATGTCAAGAATTTTAAAAGTGAACTGGGTGTGCTTTATCTAAACGACTTTAATGAGAAAGTTATGACCAAAATAATCAAAGAAAACAGTCTGGAGTTCATCGAACTTTTCCAGTGTGATACCTATGTTTACCTTTGGTCAGGACATCCCCTTGCCAAAAAGAAGGTTATCACAATGGAAGAATTAGACGAATACCCATGTCTGTCCTTTGACCAGGGAAAAAATAATTCCCTTTATCTTGCGGAGGAGATGAAAAGTACCTACGAATACAAACGTCTGATTAAGGCAAATGACAGGGCAACGCTTTTGAATCTGATGATTGGCTTAAATGCCTACACGCTCTGTTCCGGAATTGTCTGTGAGGAGCTAAACGGCAGCGATTATCTGGCAATTCCGCTAAAGGAATCGGAGAAAATGCGGATTGGCTATATCAAGCGAAAAGGTGCGAAAGTAAGCCACTTAGGCGAACTTTATATCGAAGAACTGAAAAAATACAAAGAAAAGGTCATGTAA
- a CDS encoding MATE family efflux transporter, protein MEEKRNTRDMTSGTIWKHIVLFSIPLLIGNFFQQLYNTVDSIVVGNFVSSEALAAVGSTGPVINTLVGFFLGMSSGAGVVISHYFGAKDEKKLHQAIHTTVLLTFLLGILFTVIGILMVPFMVSFMKTPADVVAESTRYLRIYFAGLMGLMVYNMGSGILRAVGDSKRPLYFLCLSSVINIVLDLLFVVGLGMGIEGVSYATILSELISAIMVLWVLTKTKDVYRLNWGDLCLTKEILKKICIVGIPAGLQMAVTSFSNVFVQSYINHFGSSCMAGWTSYSKIDQFVILPMQSLSLAATTFVGQNLGAHDDKRAGKGMKTALYLSLGVTIVLTILLNIAATPAIMMFTRDAKVLHFGRIFLHFMSPFYVCCCFNQIHAGALRGAGDANGPMFIMLGSFVVFRQIYLALTAHFIGGIYPVAFAYPAGWILCSILMFFYYRHAEKRRKYLT, encoded by the coding sequence ATGGAAGAAAAGCGTAATACGAGAGATATGACAAGCGGAACAATCTGGAAACACATTGTTCTCTTTTCCATACCATTATTAATCGGAAATTTTTTTCAACAATTATACAATACCGTGGACAGCATTGTTGTTGGAAATTTTGTCAGCAGCGAGGCGCTTGCGGCAGTCGGCTCGACAGGGCCGGTTATTAACACGTTAGTTGGATTTTTCCTTGGAATGTCCTCCGGTGCCGGCGTTGTGATTTCCCATTATTTTGGGGCGAAGGATGAAAAGAAATTGCACCAGGCGATTCACACGACGGTTCTTCTGACGTTTTTACTTGGAATTTTGTTTACCGTGATTGGAATTCTGATGGTTCCTTTTATGGTATCTTTCATGAAAACACCGGCAGATGTAGTAGCGGAGTCAACGAGATATCTAAGAATTTATTTTGCAGGTCTGATGGGACTTATGGTTTATAATATGGGCTCAGGAATCTTACGTGCAGTTGGGGATTCGAAGCGCCCGCTTTATTTCTTGTGTCTTTCCTCTGTCATCAATATTGTTTTGGATTTGCTTTTTGTAGTTGGACTTGGAATGGGAATTGAAGGAGTTTCCTACGCTACCATTTTGTCGGAGCTTATTTCTGCAATTATGGTCTTATGGGTTCTGACAAAGACAAAAGATGTATACCGTCTGAATTGGGGAGATTTATGCCTGACAAAAGAGATTTTAAAGAAAATCTGTATCGTCGGAATTCCGGCAGGCTTGCAGATGGCTGTGACATCTTTTTCCAATGTGTTTGTACAGTCTTATATCAATCATTTTGGTTCCTCCTGTATGGCGGGCTGGACCTCGTACTCTAAGATTGATCAGTTCGTGATTCTGCCGATGCAGAGCCTGTCACTTGCTGCAACTACATTTGTAGGTCAAAATCTGGGAGCGCATGATGACAAACGTGCAGGAAAAGGAATGAAAACGGCACTTTACCTATCACTTGGTGTTACGATTGTGCTGACAATTCTTTTAAATATCGCAGCAACACCTGCAATCATGATGTTTACGAGAGATGCGAAGGTGCTTCACTTTGGAAGAATTTTTCTTCATTTTATGTCACCGTTTTACGTATGCTGTTGTTTCAATCAGATTCACGCAGGAGCACTTCGTGGTGCGGGGGATGCAAATGGTCCGATGTTTATTATGTTAGGCTCGTTTGTTGTTTTCCGCCAGATTTACCTTGCATTGACGGCACATTTTATCGGAGGTATTTATCCGGTGGCGTTTGCATATCCGGCAGGGTGGATTCTTTGCAGTATTCTCATGTTTTTCTATTACAGACATGCAGAAAAGAGAAGAAAATATTTGACGTAA
- a CDS encoding endonuclease III domain-containing protein, with amino-acid sequence MRKKELALEVIDRLKKEYPDASCSLDYDQAWKLLVSVRLAAQCTDARVNVVVQDLYEKFPNPAALAAAGVDEIEQIVRPCGLGKSKARDISACMKMLCEKYNGNVPDDFDALLKLPGVGRKSANLIMGDVFGKPAIVTDTHCIRLANRIGLVDGIKDPKKVEMELRKIVPLEEGNDLCHRFVEHGRAVCTARTKPYCDRCCLADICKKRI; translated from the coding sequence ATGCGAAAAAAAGAATTGGCATTAGAAGTGATAGATCGTTTGAAAAAAGAATACCCGGATGCATCCTGCAGTCTTGATTATGATCAGGCGTGGAAACTTTTAGTCAGTGTTCGGCTTGCAGCCCAGTGTACGGATGCAAGGGTGAATGTTGTCGTACAGGATTTATATGAAAAATTTCCAAATCCGGCCGCACTTGCAGCAGCCGGTGTAGACGAAATTGAGCAGATTGTGCGTCCCTGTGGTCTTGGAAAAAGTAAGGCGCGCGATATCAGTGCCTGTATGAAGATGCTTTGTGAAAAATATAACGGAAATGTGCCGGACGACTTTGATGCTTTGCTAAAACTTCCCGGTGTCGGAAGAAAAAGCGCAAATCTGATTATGGGGGATGTGTTTGGAAAACCGGCGATTGTAACAGACACACACTGTATTCGCCTGGCAAACCGGATTGGTTTGGTAGATGGGATAAAAGACCCGAAGAAGGTAGAGATGGAACTTCGTAAGATTGTTCCGCTGGAAGAAGGCAATGATTTGTGTCATCGTTTCGTGGAGCATGGGCGTGCCGTCTGTACGGCAAGGACGAAACCATACTGTGACCGGTGCTGTCTTGCCGATATTTGTAAAAAAAGGATTTAG
- a CDS encoding MYG1 family protein has product MIEQIKESNAVALTHGGKFHADDVFSTALLFYINPQIKILRKNQVPDDFTGLVYDIGRGAFDHHQKDSRIRENGVPYAAFGLLWEALGADILGEELAGQFDEEFVQPLDCNDNTGEKNELASLIGSFNPSWDEEGGSDDSFFEAVGVAGKILEHKFLKYQANGRADEQVERVLLQHEQAVLEGEKPGEEKILVLKEFVPCQKKLKETEIEFVVFPSNRGGYCIQPQKREHSMNYKCSFPERWLGLEKEELQKESGLKSASFCHKGGFLMTVDTLEDAIEACKISQREYRFQPVLVTVTKDCELDPQMEKLLREIPGMEQAKMVRKSFSDIPELTSEQGYDEVALEKQDWKQLQKEKCKELLAEKPEAVYVDGTVWETYPVVHLLRKKKITVLTKAEVDGEIRLIRIPSGS; this is encoded by the coding sequence ATGATAGAACAGATAAAGGAATCCAATGCGGTTGCGTTGACGCATGGCGGAAAATTTCATGCAGATGATGTGTTTTCGACTGCGTTGCTTTTTTATATAAATCCCCAAATTAAAATTTTAAGAAAAAATCAGGTGCCGGATGATTTTACAGGACTTGTATATGACATTGGAAGAGGTGCGTTTGACCACCATCAAAAGGATAGCAGAATCCGGGAAAACGGAGTGCCGTATGCCGCATTTGGACTTTTGTGGGAGGCACTTGGCGCGGATATTTTAGGGGAGGAACTTGCCGGACAGTTTGACGAGGAATTTGTGCAGCCGCTTGATTGCAATGATAATACGGGAGAGAAGAATGAGCTTGCATCGTTGATTGGAAGTTTTAACCCATCCTGGGACGAAGAAGGGGGAAGCGATGACTCCTTTTTCGAAGCAGTGGGTGTTGCTGGAAAGATTTTGGAACACAAATTTTTAAAGTATCAGGCAAACGGGCGTGCAGATGAGCAGGTCGAACGTGTTTTGTTGCAGCATGAGCAGGCGGTTTTAGAGGGAGAAAAGCCTGGAGAAGAGAAGATACTGGTGTTGAAAGAGTTTGTGCCTTGCCAGAAGAAATTAAAGGAAACAGAAATTGAATTTGTCGTATTTCCATCGAATCGTGGTGGATACTGTATACAACCACAGAAAAGGGAACACTCTATGAACTACAAATGTAGTTTCCCGGAACGCTGGCTTGGATTAGAGAAGGAGGAACTCCAAAAAGAGAGTGGATTGAAGAGTGCATCTTTTTGCCATAAGGGCGGATTTTTGATGACGGTCGATACCTTAGAGGATGCCATCGAAGCATGTAAAATCAGTCAGAGGGAGTACCGGTTCCAGCCGGTACTTGTGACGGTGACAAAAGATTGTGAGTTAGACCCGCAAATGGAAAAATTATTGCGGGAGATTCCGGGGATGGAACAGGCAAAAATGGTAAGAAAGTCTTTTTCCGATATTCCAGAGCTGACATCGGAGCAAGGGTATGACGAGGTTGCGTTAGAAAAACAGGACTGGAAGCAGCTTCAAAAAGAAAAGTGCAAGGAACTGTTAGCGGAGAAACCGGAGGCGGTTTACGTTGATGGAACCGTATGGGAGACATATCCGGTTGTGCATTTGCTTCGCAAGAAAAAGATAACGGTTCTTACAAAAGCAGAGGTCGATGGAGAAATACGTCTGATTCGGATTCCATCGGGTTCTTGA
- a CDS encoding methyl-accepting chemotaxis protein, translated as MIKLMRKDLTPDQMRRANITTSTTVAMAYFFFIVIILASKEQNMIEKVIFTSFFVVWFAITTVFTKKYIETRKAEIFIAAGFGIGFGIISFLQPPSTMMLIFPVLLSLAVYLNEYLIIWGAGATLVFIITKIIRIKMLNPADGQDQLNRLNLVIACLLMCVFGGCKAVKRLIEFSDEETNAVASKAEKQLQVALEVEEIVNNVNEQFSEVRKDLAAISSTIDNTQVAMNFIADGSSNSASQTIVQTEKTNEIQARLGNTNDTAVRALDTTEKLQHIIENGKNESDELARQSVIVDESTVQISKTIEKLAEHVDKVSGITDAILNISSQTNLLALNASIEAARAGEAGKGFAVVADEIRQLAEMTKVSTEQITEIMNELISITNATQTELKTAVESIDVQREKVKVVHESFIVVEEDVNSLVENMTTVSEEVQEVLNANQVIVDGITTLSGISQEISASTTAGKEDMEHLHDSVTSFSGAIDDTFEALERLKETAAIED; from the coding sequence ATGATAAAATTAATGAGAAAAGATTTGACGCCAGACCAGATGAGACGTGCCAATATTACGACTTCGACAACAGTTGCAATGGCATATTTCTTCTTTATTGTAATTATTTTAGCGTCAAAAGAACAGAATATGATAGAGAAAGTCATATTCACATCGTTTTTTGTGGTTTGGTTTGCAATCACAACCGTGTTTACCAAGAAGTATATTGAGACAAGAAAAGCGGAGATTTTTATTGCAGCCGGTTTTGGTATTGGCTTTGGCATCATTTCCTTTTTACAGCCGCCGAGTACGATGATGTTAATTTTTCCGGTACTTCTTTCTTTGGCGGTTTATCTGAATGAATACCTGATTATCTGGGGAGCCGGGGCGACACTGGTATTTATTATTACGAAGATTATTCGCATTAAGATGTTGAATCCGGCAGATGGGCAGGACCAGCTGAACCGTCTGAACCTGGTAATTGCGTGTCTGCTTATGTGTGTATTTGGTGGATGCAAGGCGGTAAAACGTCTGATTGAATTTTCAGATGAAGAGACAAATGCAGTTGCAAGCAAGGCAGAAAAGCAGTTACAGGTTGCACTTGAGGTTGAGGAGATTGTCAATAATGTGAATGAACAGTTTTCAGAAGTAAGAAAAGACCTTGCGGCGATTTCATCCACAATTGATAATACTCAGGTTGCAATGAATTTTATCGCAGATGGTTCCAGTAACAGTGCATCCCAGACCATTGTGCAGACTGAGAAAACAAATGAGATTCAGGCACGATTGGGAAATACCAACGACACTGCAGTCCGTGCATTGGATACCACAGAAAAGTTACAGCATATTATTGAAAATGGAAAGAACGAATCCGATGAACTTGCAAGACAATCGGTTATTGTGGATGAATCGACGGTTCAGATTTCCAAGACCATCGAGAAACTGGCTGAACATGTGGACAAAGTATCCGGCATTACCGATGCGATTTTAAATATTTCAAGTCAGACGAATCTTCTGGCGCTCAATGCCTCAATTGAAGCAGCGCGTGCAGGGGAAGCAGGAAAAGGTTTTGCGGTTGTTGCGGACGAAATCCGGCAGTTAGCGGAGATGACAAAGGTTTCTACGGAGCAGATTACGGAAATTATGAACGAACTGATTTCCATTACCAATGCGACACAGACCGAGTTAAAGACGGCGGTGGAAAGCATAGATGTCCAAAGAGAAAAGGTAAAAGTCGTTCACGAGAGCTTTATTGTCGTGGAGGAAGATGTCAATTCTTTGGTTGAGAATATGACGACGGTGAGCGAGGAAGTACAGGAAGTACTGAATGCAAACCAGGTGATTGTAGATGGTATCACAACATTGTCAGGAATTTCACAAGAGATTTCGGCAAGTACAACAGCAGGAAAAGAAGATATGGAACACCTACATGATAGTGTTACAAGCTTTTCCGGAGCGATTGATGATACGTTTGAAGCACTGGAACGTTTAAAAGAAACAGCAGCAATAGAAGACTAA
- a CDS encoding FKBP-type peptidyl-prolyl cis-trans isomerase encodes MSNENKTCKVHYTGTFNDGTKFDSSYDRGEPLEFICGAGMMIKGFDEAVKDMEVGEIKDIHLMPEEAYGQPDPRNIFGVTIAELPGAEDLEVGAQVYLTNELNQPIPVKVVEKDETTITFDANHEMAGKELNFKIELVEVGE; translated from the coding sequence ATGAGTAACGAAAATAAAACATGCAAGGTACACTATACAGGAACATTTAATGATGGAACCAAATTTGACTCTTCTTACGACCGTGGCGAACCATTGGAATTCATCTGCGGTGCGGGCATGATGATTAAAGGCTTTGATGAAGCGGTAAAGGATATGGAAGTCGGCGAAATCAAGGACATCCATTTAATGCCGGAGGAAGCATACGGACAGCCTGACCCGCGCAATATTTTTGGCGTGACCATCGCAGAGCTTCCGGGTGCAGAGGATTTAGAGGTGGGAGCACAGGTATACCTGACCAATGAATTAAACCAGCCGATTCCGGTTAAAGTTGTAGAAAAAGATGAGACGACCATTACATTTGATGCAAATCATGAGATGGCAGGAAAAGAACTGAATTTTAAAATTGAATTGGTAGAGGTAGGCGAGTAA
- a CDS encoding exodeoxyribonuclease III, which translates to MRFVSWNVNGIRACVQKGFLDFFNEIDADIFCLQETKMQEGQLELALDGYYQYWNSAVKKGYSGTAVFTKKEPLSVHYGIGIKEHDQEGRVITCEFEDFYFVTVYTPNSQNELKRLDYRMQWEDDFRAYLKKLEETKPVVVTGDMNVAHKEIDLKNPKTNRKNAGFTDEERQKFTELLEAGFIDTYRYFYPDQEGVYSWWSYRFKAREKNAGWRIDYFCVSECLKDRLEDAKILTDVMGSDHCPIVLEMK; encoded by the coding sequence ATGAGATTTGTATCATGGAATGTCAATGGAATACGTGCCTGTGTGCAAAAAGGATTTTTAGATTTTTTTAACGAAATAGATGCGGATATCTTTTGTCTGCAGGAGACGAAGATGCAGGAAGGGCAGTTGGAATTAGCGTTAGATGGATATTATCAATACTGGAATTCTGCGGTGAAAAAGGGATATTCCGGAACCGCTGTTTTTACCAAAAAAGAACCACTGTCCGTGCATTATGGGATTGGAATTAAGGAGCACGACCAGGAAGGACGTGTGATTACCTGTGAGTTTGAAGATTTTTATTTTGTGACCGTGTATACACCGAATTCCCAGAATGAATTGAAACGTTTAGATTACCGCATGCAATGGGAGGATGATTTCCGTGCCTATCTGAAAAAGTTAGAGGAAACAAAGCCGGTTGTTGTGACGGGAGATATGAACGTTGCGCACAAAGAGATTGATTTAAAGAATCCAAAGACAAACCGGAAAAATGCTGGTTTTACGGACGAGGAGCGGCAGAAATTTACAGAGCTTTTAGAGGCAGGTTTTATCGATACTTACCGCTATTTTTATCCGGATCAGGAAGGCGTTTATTCCTGGTGGTCTTACCGTTTTAAGGCGAGAGAGAAGAATGCAGGATGGCGTATCGATTATTTTTGTGTGTCAGAGTGCTTGAAAGACCGGTTGGAAGATGCAAAGATTCTGACAGACGTTATGGGTTCGGATCACTGTCCGATTGTGCTGGAAATGAAATAG
- a CDS encoding DUF6179 domain-containing protein, translated as MRYEMEELLPVVAQLSRRFTTTESTSISYEKAQQFMGAVLFCIDEFEQLQENMPAKQKGIPAKEAYQLGFEAVMQKAKKTQEMYNELMSFFYDYGNDILKDTVEKAIYGFFQYYDPVFAPQHTRITMDYPVLNVDQKLQGIDAIAVYVKAIYTEQIFLQKLPREYICPLLYRFDSEYKEQFFNIGSVVVRHLLGNMMIEKRMGTAATDTDYQNLFTLLKEKDEIQLKNTLYNCFQLLIQEKYDGNQNITKYFEKEIAEFSIRLKQVEEVKYLENVVIL; from the coding sequence ATGAGGTATGAGATGGAGGAACTGCTGCCCGTTGTGGCGCAGTTAAGCCGGAGGTTTACAACGACGGAGAGTACATCCATAAGTTATGAAAAAGCGCAGCAGTTTATGGGTGCGGTTTTATTTTGCATTGACGAATTCGAACAGCTGCAAGAGAATATGCCTGCAAAACAAAAGGGAATTCCGGCAAAGGAGGCATATCAGCTAGGCTTTGAGGCAGTGATGCAAAAGGCTAAGAAAACGCAGGAAATGTATAACGAATTAATGTCATTTTTTTACGATTATGGAAATGACATTTTAAAAGACACCGTGGAGAAGGCAATCTACGGATTTTTCCAGTATTATGATCCGGTTTTTGCACCGCAGCATACCAGAATCACAATGGATTATCCGGTTTTGAATGTTGACCAGAAACTGCAGGGAATCGATGCAATTGCGGTATATGTGAAAGCAATTTATACGGAACAGATTTTTTTGCAAAAACTGCCAAGGGAGTACATTTGTCCTCTGCTTTACCGGTTTGATTCAGAGTATAAGGAGCAGTTTTTTAACATTGGAAGTGTTGTGGTGCGTCACCTGTTAGGAAACATGATGATAGAAAAGAGAATGGGGACGGCTGCAACAGACACAGATTATCAAAATCTGTTTACGTTGCTGAAAGAAAAAGATGAGATTCAACTAAAAAATACGTTGTATAATTGTTTTCAGCTGCTCATACAAGAAAAGTATGACGGAAACCAGAACATTACAAAATATTTTGAAAAAGAGATTGCAGAGTTCTCGATTCGGCTAAAACAGGTGGAAGAGGTGAAGTATCTGGAAAATGTTGTTATTTTGTAA